The following coding sequences lie in one Caretta caretta isolate rCarCar2 chromosome 28, rCarCar1.hap1, whole genome shotgun sequence genomic window:
- the LOC142070227 gene encoding maestro heat-like repeat-containing protein family member 2B — MHLKLTLIQNVTEISCAILETRDSQEFEFSYKLELLGYMLDFIKKEPLDSLASPVRYKAILAIRHLSKLKPSLTLKENRELLHQCFKSLFPLPPLEKMMKEEGETAKDVLPIQSLYVESLEALGKLMKTLLEEEPTAHWFQEMFQVSRPLNHESEI, encoded by the exons atgcacctaaaattaaccctcatccagaatgtcacggagattagctgtgccattttggagaccagagactcccaggagttcgaattctcttacaaactggagctccttggctacatgctg gacttcattaaaaaggaaccactggattccctggcatctccagttcgctacaaggcaattcttgccattagacatctgag caaactcaaaccatctttgaccttgaaggaaaaccgtgagctccttcatcagtgtttcaaaagtttgtttcccctccctcccctggagaagatgatgaaagaggaaggtgagacagcaaaggatgttctgcctatacag tcactgtacgtagagtccttggaagcccttggcaagctaatgaagactttgctggaggaagaaccaaccgcacactggttccaggaaatgtttcaagtgagtagaccattgaaccatg agtcagaaatttag